A genomic window from Methanobrevibacter sp. TLL-48-HuF1 includes:
- the mobB gene encoding molybdopterin-guanine dinucleotide biosynthesis protein B, which produces MKIVSVVGRKNTGKTSLTVKIIEELTRRGYNVASIKHSHHEMEMDREHTDTWRHKLAGSNVVVGIGSTSFFNVRDILELNRLLFLIKFMDNVDFVVIEGFKSYNYPKIVTSLDVVDEYTIAEVDSFSITPEGVSDLVDTVEEKGHDIVDTLFLDECGFNDGDAIAKEIRKGTVKTEDLDKVNTFMSIDNTVIGLNEFVSDFIKKTVLGIIKTLHIEEYGVKDINKVELIINNEDNIDLNPKVEANVLINNKEISLNHHTNNFVANSVFGMINSLNTDEDARIAQVDISKINQENLKESEARLTVNNKDVEINAFVKGILKETIYGMIKSLKLGELDINEIETINITVKK; this is translated from the coding sequence ATGAAAATCGTATCTGTAGTAGGTAGAAAAAATACTGGAAAAACTTCCCTAACTGTAAAGATTATTGAAGAACTTACCAGAAGAGGATATAATGTAGCATCTATAAAGCATTCCCATCATGAAATGGAAATGGACCGGGAACATACCGATACCTGGAGACATAAGCTGGCAGGATCAAATGTTGTTGTGGGAATCGGGTCTACATCATTTTTTAATGTAAGGGATATTTTAGAACTAAACAGATTACTGTTTTTAATTAAATTTATGGACAATGTCGATTTTGTAGTTATTGAAGGATTTAAAAGCTACAACTATCCAAAAATAGTAACATCCCTTGATGTAGTTGATGAATACACAATAGCTGAAGTGGACTCATTTTCAATAACTCCCGAAGGTGTGTCCGATCTAGTAGATACTGTTGAAGAAAAAGGCCATGATATTGTTGATACCCTCTTTTTAGATGAATGCGGATTTAATGATGGAGACGCAATAGCTAAAGAAATCAGAAAAGGAACTGTAAAAACCGAAGACCTGGACAAAGTTAATACTTTTATGTCAATTGATAACACGGTTATCGGTTTAAATGAATTCGTTAGCGATTTTATCAAAAAAACAGTGCTTGGAATAATAAAAACATTGCATATCGAAGAGTATGGAGTAAAAGATATTAATAAAGTCGAACTAATAATAAACAATGAAGATAACATTGATTTAAACCCAAAAGTGGAAGCTAATGTTCTAATTAACAATAAAGAAATTAGTTTAAATCATCATACCAACAACTTCGTTGCAAACTCAGTATTTGGAATGATTAATTCCCTAAACACTGATGAAGATGCAAGAATTGCACAGGTAGATATTTCTAAAATAAATCAGGAAAATCTTAAAGAAAGTGAAGCTAGACTCACAGTAAACAATAAAGATGTTGAGATTAATGCATTTGTAAAGGGCATCCTAAAGGAAACAATTTATGGTATGATTAAATCATTGAAACTTGGAGAACTAGACATCAATGAAATCGAAACTATTAATATAACTGTTAAAAAATGA
- the moaA gene encoding GTP 3',8-cyclase MoaA translates to MSIEAIKDKYERPILSLRITITNKCNENCLYCHHDGMDDSQEEMNADEIYRICKIAKNIGVRKIRLSGGEPLIRKDIVEIVSKIASLDFDDISITSNGTLFGKYAKDLKEAGLNRVNISLDTLNPETYKKVTTKNLLESAKNGILKAVEVGLYPVKINMVLMKGINENEVDDMFEFCKKHGIILQLIELMDSENCDDEKFSRDYHYNLDPINEKLLSICDEVKTREFMQNRKKYFIDGGEIEVVKPIENSDFCANCTRLRITPDGKIKPCLLRNDNLVELISHIRNNESDSQLKEVFIKGINKREPYNN, encoded by the coding sequence ATGAGTATAGAAGCTATCAAAGACAAATATGAACGACCAATACTTTCATTAAGAATTACAATAACAAACAAATGTAATGAAAATTGTTTATACTGCCACCATGATGGGATGGATGATTCTCAAGAGGAAATGAATGCAGATGAAATTTACAGAATCTGTAAAATAGCTAAGAATATTGGTGTTAGAAAAATAAGGCTTTCCGGTGGAGAGCCTTTAATAAGAAAAGACATCGTTGAAATTGTAAGTAAAATAGCCAGTCTTGATTTTGATGACATATCCATTACTTCAAATGGAACATTATTTGGAAAATATGCAAAAGATCTAAAAGAAGCTGGATTAAATAGGGTAAATATCAGTTTAGATACTTTAAATCCTGAAACTTACAAAAAAGTTACCACTAAAAATCTGCTTGAATCAGCAAAAAACGGAATTCTGAAAGCTGTTGAAGTTGGCCTTTATCCTGTTAAAATCAATATGGTTTTAATGAAAGGAATAAATGAAAACGAAGTGGATGACATGTTTGAATTTTGTAAAAAACATGGAATCATACTTCAGCTTATTGAATTAATGGACAGTGAAAACTGTGACGATGAAAAATTCAGCAGAGATTATCATTATAATTTAGATCCCATCAATGAAAAGTTGCTTTCCATATGTGATGAAGTCAAAACACGTGAATTTATGCAAAACCGTAAAAAATACTTCATAGACGGCGGAGAAATTGAAGTAGTAAAACCTATTGAAAACAGCGACTTTTGTGCAAATTGTACCAGATTAAGAATAACCCCTGACGGAAAAATAAAGCCATGCTTACTTAGAAATGACAATCTGGTAGAATTAATATCACATATAAGAAATAATGAATCAGATTCTCAACTAAAAGAAGTTTTCATTAAAGGCATTAACAAAAGAGAGCCTTATAACAATTAA
- a CDS encoding IS1182 family transposase, protein MVVLFMVLKDDNINQTMLVPMDLRNLIPEDHPCYFIKNVVDLIDCSKANQEFRGKPGESAYPRELLLRLILMSVFDGGLSSREIERKTRTDIAYMYLAAMEKPSYRTIARFKVDYTDLIDEAFKTTIKIAKENDLIKIHHLSLDGTKIKAKTSINKLIDENQIKIMKEHFKKSIELDQQEDEELGDESGNSVPESLTDKEKFKETVKEIQESSKNNRNKDKLRSSSLNLLKQAEKNPEKVLKKLNELEEKVKESPKDVISINDPDARLMMNKKGKWEWDYNAQIIVDEYKGIILSSYITQNPTDHFELIPSIEQLENNLTRIYDELPSNFQFSADNGYSTDENTTYLEEKGLDGYISTRKLSRKEKKYNLWEKPFQKDNFCYDAEIETYICPLGESLYRRRTYEYKNKQRITYWTNECKNCIMKEICCKKKNYRTIQDYGNPSKIRMQRKMETDWAQKIYKKRSKTAELPFAHIKQNMKLHEFTTTGIKNTNTEFKLYTIGHNLKRIYNEINTKNN, encoded by the coding sequence ATGGTTGTTTTATTCATGGTTTTAAAAGATGATAATATTAATCAGACTATGTTGGTCCCTATGGACTTGCGAAATTTGATTCCTGAAGATCATCCGTGCTATTTTATTAAAAATGTGGTTGATTTAATTGATTGTTCAAAAGCAAACCAGGAATTTCGTGGAAAGCCTGGTGAATCTGCTTATCCTCGAGAATTATTGCTCAGGCTCATTTTAATGAGCGTATTTGATGGTGGATTGTCTTCAAGAGAAATAGAGAGAAAAACAAGAACTGACATTGCATATATGTATCTTGCAGCAATGGAAAAACCATCATATCGGACAATTGCACGATTTAAAGTCGATTATACTGATTTAATCGACGAAGCATTTAAAACAACGATCAAAATTGCAAAGGAAAATGATTTAATAAAAATACATCATTTGAGCTTGGATGGAACTAAAATCAAAGCAAAAACATCAATTAATAAATTAATCGATGAAAACCAAATCAAAATCATGAAAGAACACTTCAAAAAAAGTATTGAACTTGATCAACAAGAAGATGAGGAACTCGGAGATGAATCTGGAAATTCAGTTCCAGAATCATTAACAGACAAAGAAAAATTCAAAGAAACAGTAAAAGAAATTCAAGAATCTTCTAAAAATAATAGAAACAAAGATAAATTGCGTTCTTCAAGTTTAAATCTTTTAAAACAAGCAGAAAAAAATCCAGAAAAAGTTTTAAAAAAACTCAACGAACTCGAAGAAAAAGTAAAAGAATCACCAAAAGATGTAATAAGCATTAACGACCCAGATGCTCGCTTAATGATGAATAAAAAAGGCAAATGGGAATGGGATTACAACGCACAAATCATCGTGGACGAATACAAAGGAATAATCCTATCTTCATACATTACACAAAATCCAACCGACCATTTCGAGCTGATTCCATCAATAGAACAATTAGAAAACAATTTAACCAGAATTTATGATGAATTGCCCTCCAATTTCCAATTCAGTGCCGATAATGGATATTCAACAGATGAAAACACAACATATCTTGAAGAAAAAGGCTTAGACGGATACATATCCACCAGAAAACTCTCAAGAAAAGAAAAAAAATATAATCTATGGGAAAAACCATTCCAAAAAGACAATTTCTGCTACGATGCAGAAATTGAAACCTATATCTGCCCTTTGGGAGAAAGTTTATATCGAAGAAGAACATACGAATACAAAAACAAACAAAGAATAACCTACTGGACAAACGAATGCAAAAACTGCATCATGAAAGAAATCTGCTGCAAGAAAAAGAACTACAGAACAATCCAAGACTATGGAAACCCTTCCAAAATCAGAATGCAACGGAAAATGGAAACAGACTGGGCACAAAAAATCTACAAAAAACGATCAAAAACAGCAGAACTACCATTTGCACACATAAAACAAAATATGAAACTCCATGAATTCACAACAACAGGAATAAAAAACACAAACACAGAATTCAAACTATATACAATCGGACACAACCTAAAAAGAATATACAATGAAATAAACACAAAAAACAACTAA
- a CDS encoding Coenzyme F420 hydrogenase/dehydrogenase, beta subunit C-terminal domain: MAVKNSDMYYAYSNNEGIKEKGEYGGVVTTIMKHLLESNVVDGIVAVKEGFDLYDAVPCLITDPEEVIKTAGSIHCGTVNLASFIYKYLDGCRDMKIAVTCKPCDAMSIRELMKKGKIIEDNVIMIGVNCGGTLPPVPTMQMIRDVYELDPSDVIKEEIAKGKLIMETAEGEKGFGIEDLEEDGMGRRENCQRCDLKIPSNADLALGNWGVIGPLAGKATFVEVFSDKGADILNDVIEADLIAVEEPLEKGIAIRDKINNFMLSASAKKKEADYAGTSGDIIEVFKEYEDEFSKCMKCYGCREACPLCFCDDCCLEAEGPEWVPGGYTPAAPFFHLTRMVHMVDSCTNCGQCTEVCPCEIPVAKVWSTVNNKIRDVYGYLPGFDNGEPIPFTEHKPKDNWK; this comes from the coding sequence ATGGCTGTAAAAAATAGCGACATGTATTATGCATACTCTAACAACGAAGGTATTAAAGAAAAAGGTGAATACGGAGGAGTAGTTACAACTATCATGAAACATCTTTTAGAAAGCAATGTTGTTGATGGTATTGTAGCTGTAAAAGAAGGATTTGATTTGTATGACGCAGTTCCATGCCTTATAACTGATCCTGAAGAAGTTATTAAAACTGCAGGTTCAATTCACTGTGGTACTGTAAACTTAGCTAGTTTCATATACAAATACTTAGACGGTTGCAGAGATATGAAAATAGCAGTTACCTGTAAACCTTGTGACGCAATGTCTATAAGAGAATTAATGAAAAAGGGCAAAATCATCGAAGACAACGTCATAATGATTGGAGTAAACTGTGGTGGAACATTACCTCCTGTACCAACTATGCAAATGATTAGAGATGTTTATGAGTTAGATCCTAGTGACGTAATTAAAGAAGAAATCGCAAAAGGTAAACTCATTATGGAAACTGCAGAAGGGGAAAAAGGTTTCGGTATTGAAGATTTAGAAGAAGACGGTATGGGTAGAAGAGAAAACTGTCAAAGATGTGATTTAAAAATACCAAGTAACGCAGATTTAGCATTAGGTAACTGGGGAGTAATCGGTCCTTTAGCAGGAAAAGCTACTTTTGTTGAAGTATTCTCTGATAAAGGTGCAGATATTCTTAATGATGTGATTGAAGCTGATTTAATCGCTGTTGAAGAACCACTCGAAAAAGGAATTGCAATAAGAGACAAAATTAATAATTTCATGCTCTCTGCATCTGCAAAGAAAAAAGAAGCAGATTATGCAGGTACTTCTGGAGATATCATCGAAGTATTCAAAGAATATGAAGACGAATTCTCTAAATGTATGAAATGTTATGGTTGTCGTGAAGCATGTCCATTATGTTTCTGTGATGACTGCTGTCTTGAAGCTGAAGGTCCTGAATGGGTACCTGGCGGATACACTCCTGCAGCACCATTCTTCCACTTAACTCGTATGGTGCACATGGTAGATTCCTGTACTAACTGTGGTCAATGTACTGAAGTTTGTCCTTGTGAAATACCTGTAGCTAAAGTATGGAGTACAGTAAACAACAAAATCCGTGATGTATATGGATATCTCCCTGGATTTGATAACGGGGAACCAATTCCATTCACTGAACACAAACCAAAAGATAACTGGAAATAG
- the fdhF gene encoding formate dehydrogenase subunit alpha yields the protein MVEIKYVPTICPYCGTGCGLNFVVKDDKIVGVEPYKRHPVNEGKVCPKGNFGYEFINREDRLTTPLIKENGEFREASWDEALDLVANKLKEVSDDDPNKVGFYACARSPNENIYITQKLARVACGTQNVDHCARICHGPTVAGLATTFGSGAMTNGFDSIKEADYIFCIGSNNMEAHPLFGRKLIQAQKNGAKLVVLDPRYTPTAKIADEYVQFKTGTDVALMNGMIKVIIDNGLQDDEFIKNRTKGFDELKETVQKYDLETVSEITHIAPEVIEELAIEYAKADKAAIVYSLGITEHSHGADNVMSTANLAMLTGNIGREGTGVNPLRGQNNVQGACDMGALPSDYVGYRKVADQETTDWFNEYYGTNLPAKPGLTLVEMMNAAHAGDLKVLYIHGEDPVLSDADIKHTKEALANLDMLIVQELFMTDTAQCADVVLPAAGWGEQEGTFTNGERRVQCLHKAQEPPEGAMLDWKIMEEIAVRMGVPREKFHYESAEEIFEEIRECAPIFAGMNRERLDTPEALHWPCPSVDDPCQPLMHKDKFAHPDGLGIFQALEHRGPVEVPDEEYPLLLTTTRVLFHYHAAMTRRCKTLDNEVKTGFIEINTEDAKELGILNNEIVKASSRRGEIEIPARVTDDIKKGIVNIPMHFTECAANMLTNSDSFDPKCKMVELKACAIKVEKIEE from the coding sequence ATGGTTGAGATAAAATATGTCCCAACAATTTGTCCATACTGTGGTACTGGATGTGGACTTAACTTCGTTGTAAAGGATGATAAAATTGTAGGTGTCGAACCATATAAAAGACACCCAGTAAATGAAGGAAAAGTATGTCCAAAAGGTAACTTTGGGTATGAATTTATTAATAGGGAAGATAGATTAACAACTCCATTAATCAAAGAAAATGGAGAATTTAGGGAAGCTTCTTGGGATGAAGCTTTAGATTTAGTTGCTAATAAACTTAAAGAAGTATCTGATGATGATCCAAATAAAGTTGGATTCTATGCATGTGCTCGTTCACCAAACGAAAACATTTACATTACTCAAAAATTAGCTAGGGTAGCTTGTGGTACTCAAAACGTTGACCACTGTGCACGTATTTGTCACGGACCTACTGTAGCTGGTCTTGCTACCACCTTTGGTTCAGGTGCTATGACCAACGGATTCGACAGTATTAAAGAAGCAGACTACATATTCTGTATTGGTTCAAACAACATGGAAGCACACCCATTGTTTGGTCGTAAATTAATCCAAGCTCAAAAAAATGGTGCTAAATTAGTTGTTTTAGATCCAAGATACACTCCAACTGCTAAAATAGCTGATGAATATGTACAATTCAAAACAGGTACTGACGTAGCATTAATGAATGGTATGATTAAAGTTATTATTGATAATGGCTTACAAGATGACGAATTTATTAAAAACAGAACAAAAGGTTTCGATGAACTTAAAGAAACAGTACAAAAATACGACCTTGAAACTGTATCTGAAATCACTCACATTGCACCAGAAGTCATAGAAGAATTAGCTATTGAATATGCTAAAGCTGATAAAGCAGCTATTGTTTACTCATTAGGTATTACTGAACACTCTCACGGTGCAGATAACGTAATGTCTACTGCTAACTTAGCTATGTTAACCGGTAACATCGGAAGAGAAGGTACTGGTGTAAACCCATTAAGAGGACAAAACAACGTACAAGGTGCTTGTGATATGGGTGCATTACCTTCAGATTATGTAGGTTACAGAAAAGTAGCAGATCAAGAAACTACTGACTGGTTCAACGAATACTATGGAACAAACCTTCCTGCAAAACCAGGTTTAACCTTAGTGGAAATGATGAATGCAGCTCATGCTGGTGACTTAAAAGTATTATACATCCATGGAGAAGACCCAGTACTTTCTGATGCAGATATCAAACATACTAAAGAAGCATTAGCTAACTTAGACATGTTAATTGTTCAAGAATTATTCATGACTGATACTGCACAATGTGCTGATGTTGTTTTACCTGCAGCAGGTTGGGGTGAACAAGAAGGAACATTCACCAACGGTGAAAGAAGAGTACAATGTTTACACAAAGCTCAAGAACCACCTGAAGGCGCAATGTTAGATTGGAAAATTATGGAAGAAATCGCAGTTAGAATGGGAGTTCCAAGAGAAAAATTCCATTATGAATCTGCTGAAGAAATCTTTGAAGAAATCAGAGAATGTGCTCCAATCTTTGCTGGTATGAACCGTGAAAGATTAGACACCCCTGAAGCTCTTCACTGGCCATGTCCATCTGTTGATGACCCATGTCAACCATTAATGCACAAAGATAAATTTGCACATCCTGATGGATTAGGTATTTTCCAAGCATTAGAACACAGAGGTCCTGTAGAAGTTCCTGATGAAGAATATCCATTGTTATTAACTACTACTAGGGTTTTATTCCACTATCACGCAGCTATGACTAGAAGATGTAAAACTTTAGACAACGAAGTTAAAACTGGATTTATAGAAATCAATACAGAAGATGCTAAAGAATTAGGAATTCTCAATAATGAAATAGTTAAAGCTAGCTCCAGAAGAGGGGAAATTGAAATTCCTGCAAGAGTAACTGATGACATTAAGAAAGGTATTGTAAACATACCTATGCACTTTACTGAATGTGCAGCTAACATGTTAACTAACTCTGATTCTTTTGATCCAAAATGTAAAATGGTAGAGTTAAAAGCTTGTGCTATTAAAGTAGAAAAAATTGAGGAGTAG